In Victivallis sp. Marseille-Q1083, the genomic stretch CGGCGAGCAGCGCTCCCAGGGTCGGGGTACACCAGCTCCAGGAGCAGACGTTGCTGAGATAGAGCGCCGCGCCGACGCCGCCGAGCACCGAATGGGCAATTGCGCCGGCCAGCGAAACGATCCGCCGGGTGACGACGAAGGTGCCGACCACGCCGAATGCCACGCTGCCGATCAAACCGGCCAGCAGGGCATAACGCAAAAACGGCGCCGCCGGATCGCAAAGGTCCTGCCATAATTCCAGCATCATTTGACCTCCGCCGGTTCACAACCGGTACAATGTTCGCCGTGTTCGACGACTTTGATGTCGTAACCGAACACGCTGGCCAGGTTGGCACCGGAAACTTCACTGACCGGATGGATTTTCACCTGCCGGTTGACACAGATGGCGTAGTCGAAGCAACTGGAAACCCAGCCGAGGTCATGGGAAACCACCAGGATGGTCAGGCGGCGGCGGAGCCGGGTGAGCAGCCTGTAGAATTGGCGTTGCACCGCCGGATCGACATTGGCGGTCGGTTCGTCGAGTAGCAGCAATTCCGGATCGACCGCCAATGCCCTGGCGATCAGAATCCGCTGCCGCTGACCGCCGGACAGGGCCGAAAAATTTTTATCCGCCACGTCGGCCAATTCCATTTCTTCCAGCAGCAGCCGTGCTTTCCGGCGCTGGCCGGAAGCGGGAAATCCCAGCGTGCGGCAACTCCATTGTCCCATCATCACCACTTCCTGTGCCGTCACCGGAAAAGCGTCGTCGAGCTGAAACCGCTGCGGGACATAACCGATGCGCTGGCGGGCCTTTTCCGGCGTTTCGCCGAAAATACGGATTGTCCCCCGATCCGGCTGCAAAACTCCGAGCAGCAGCGCCAGCAACGTGCTTTTGCCGCCGCCGTTCGGCCCGATGATGCAGCCGGCATCGCCCTTTTTTACGGACAGATTGACTTCCTGCAACACTTGCGGCCCGTCCGGATAAGCAAAATTTACCGCGTGGAGTTCGACAACCGGTTCACTCATCGTGCGATTCTTTCTGGAATTCTTCCGCAAACGCCAGCGCCAGTTGATGGAAATTGTCCAATATATTTTCCGCCAGCGGATCGAGAACCACCACTTTGCACTGCAAAGCCGCGGCCACATTGTCGACCAGGGTGGAATTGGTTTGCGGCTGGCTGAATAAAATGCCTGCGCCGCTCAGGGCCTGTTCCTTTTTCAATTCGCTCAACTGTTTGGCGGTCGGCGGTTTCCCGTCGTATTCGATCGCTTTCTGGCGCAGCTGGAATTCGTGGGCGAAATAGCCGTAAGCCGGATGATAGACCAGAAAGGTCCGGCCGGCAAACGGTGCCAGCTGCTCGGCCAG encodes the following:
- a CDS encoding metal ABC transporter ATP-binding protein — translated: MSEPVVELHAVNFAYPDGPQVLQEVNLSVKKGDAGCIIGPNGGGKSTLLALLLGVLQPDRGTIRIFGETPEKARQRIGYVPQRFQLDDAFPVTAQEVVMMGQWSCRTLGFPASGQRRKARLLLEEMELADVADKNFSALSGGQRQRILIARALAVDPELLLLDEPTANVDPAVQRQFYRLLTRLRRRLTILVVSHDLGWVSSCFDYAICVNRQVKIHPVSEVSGANLASVFGYDIKVVEHGEHCTGCEPAEVK